A window of Acidobacteriota bacterium genomic DNA:
CGTGATGACGACGGACAACGACGGCTGGGGGATCGCCCGCATGGACATGGTCTTGCGGCACGAGCTGCATCACAGCTTCTATGCCCTCGACGAATACGCGGCGTCGGCCTGCGATTGCCTGGCGGCTTCCGGCTATCTCGCGGGCACGAACGACAACTGCGAGAACCTGTGCGGGACGGTCACCGCCTGCGTGATGAGGGACAACGCGGCCCTTTCCTGCCCGGCCACGGTGAAACAGGTCGGCCTGCTCGACTCGGACGGCGACGGGACACCCGACGTCCTTTCCTCCCCTCCCGAGATCTCCCTCCGGCTGGACAGCGCCGACCCCTCCTGCGACGGCCTGGCGCGCTTCTCCGGCACCGCGCAGGTGGTGCCCTACCCGAACTCGAACCCCCTCAACGCGACGCCGCGGCGCGACATCTCGATCCTGAGAATCGCCGCCGTCGAGATGCGGGTGGACGGCGGTCCGTGGACCGAATCGGGGGTGACGGCGGCTGATGGTGCTTTCGACGGTCCCGTCGAGGAGTTCTCCCGGACACTTTCCCTCGGAGCCGGGCGGCATTCCGTGGAAGCGCGGGCGCGCGACGACCGGGGCAATGTTTCGCTCCCCGCGTCCCGCTCGGTGGAGGTCGTGGGGGAGGCGGCACCCGTCGGGGCGACCTTGACGGTGTCGCTCGAGGGCGGCACCGCCAGGTTGCGGTGGGCGCCGGCCGCCGGTGCCGCGTCCTACCGCATCTACCGCGCCGCCTCGCCTCGGGCACTGGCCGGTGCCGTCCCCGTGGCCGAGACCGCCGTTCCGGACTGGGCGGACGCCTCGACCGGCAATGCCTTCTACGAGGTGACGTCCGTGGACGCCTGCGGAAGGGAGTCAGCCGGGCAGAAGTAGACCCCGCTCAGCGCCGTCCCACACCCAGGTGCAACCCGATCTCGATCGTGCGCGGCGGCCCGCCGAGCCCGTAGGGTTCGCCGAAGCGGTCCGACAGGATCCGGCCTTCCACGGCAACCGGGTTGAAACGGTCGAACGCGTTGAAGACCTGGACGTACACGTCGCCCTGGACGCGGCCGTCGCGCAAGAGGAACGGCTTTTCGATCCTGAAGTCGACCTGAAGGAAATCGGGCTCCTCGAGGCGCGTTACGGGGGACAGCCCCTCCGCGACCCGGATGGCGTTGACGACCTCGAGCGGCGTGTCCGCACCGGTGTTGCGACCGATTCCCTCCGGACGGTCGTTGTCCTGCCCGTCCAGGTTCGTGTCGCGGCCGAGGGTCACGTTGAAGGGCGCCCCGCTGGCGTAGCGCACGACCGTCGAACCGCGGAGCCCCATCGGAAGGGGCACACCGGCGGCGAAAACGGCGCGGTGCCGGCGATCGGCGTCGGATCGACCCCTCTCGGCGGCGAGGTCGTCGGAATTCGGAGGGAGGGAGATCCCGCCCTTGAGCGGATCGAAACCGAGGTCCTCGGCTCGCGACCAGGTGTAGGACGCGCTGGCCCAACCCTGTTCGCCGCGCCAGTTCCATCCCAGGGTGACCCCGGTGTACCAACTCCTCCCCTCGGTCACGATCGCGGCGATGGAGCCAAGGCTCTCGTCCCGGTGGATCGGCTGACCGAACGGCGTCAGGTTCCGGTTCGGAAACTCGTCGAGCCGCTTGCGGCCACCGAACGTCAGCACCTCGACCACCGGGTTCAGGTCGCGGAGCAGCACCTGGTGATACCCGAGCGACCGGTTGAGGTCGATCCGCAACGCCCCCGCCCGCCCGAGACCGATGTCGGCACCCAGGGTGTACTGAACCGAGTACGGGGTCTCCAGCTCCGTTCCCGTCGAAAACCTCAGCGCCAGTTCCGGGAACTGCTGGAGGATCGGCCGTACGGCGTCGGAACCGAACTCGTCGACCGCCTGCTCGGTGAGCTCGAACCCGAGGGCCTGAGGGAAGATCATGTTGATCGCGATGTCCGAACTGACCGCGCTCGCCGCCGGGAAGGCGAGAGGGATCTTGTCGTAGAAGATACCCGCTCCGCCCCGGACGACGATGCGGCGGCCGTCCAGGGGACGCCAGGTGAAACCGAGGCGTGGGGCGATGTTGTCCGTGTCGCGCCCGGCGCCGCCGTTCGGAATCTTATCCGACGGGACCCGAACATCCCGGCCGAGGCGGAAGGTGCTGAGGTCGTATCGAAGGCCGTAGTGCAGCAGAAGGTCACGCGTGACCTGCCAGGCGTCCTGCGCGAAGAAGGCGTACTGCGTGTCCCGGAACGTCACGTCCGGATGCCCGTCGACGAGGACGTAAACGGTGGGATAGGTCCACCACTTCCCGGGCTCGTTCGGCGTCCCGTCGCCGTCACGGTCCCCGAAGGGGCACGGGATCGGATTCCGCCCGAGTCCCTCCTGCTCGTCACGGGCCGCCTGCCCGATTTGCGACGCGTTCAGGTCGAGGCAGTCTCCCGGGTCCCACGGCTCGTCCGTGCCGTAGAGGAAACCCCCCTGGGGATTGAACCGGACGGACGCATGCGTCACCGTGCGCAGCACATCGAAACCCAATTTCAGCGTGTGGGCGCCCCGCGTGAGCGTCAGGTTGTCCACCAGCTGGAGCCTCTCCTCCTGCCGGCGCTGCATGTTGAGCGGATTCCCGCCGAAAACCCCGGACGGGCGGGTGACGGCGGTGAGCGAGGAATTCGCCTGCTGGTCGAATTCGGACCGTCCGGCGAGGAGCCTCAGCTCGTGCATCAAGCCCGACTCCCAGACCGACTGCAGCGACGCCGCGAACTGAACGTCCTGTTCGTCGAGCGCGAAGCCCGCCTCGGGGGTGTAGATTCCGCCGACGTTCAGGCCCTCGGTGCGCCGGTCGTCCGCGGACAGACGGAGCATCAGGCTGTGCCGCGGGGAGAGCTGGAAATCCGTCCTGAGGAAGAAATTGTCATCCTCGGCGTCGGCGGCGAAGACGCCGCCGGCGACGCCGTTCCGGTCCACTCCCGTGTAGGGCATCGGATCGGTGGAGCGCTGCCGCTCGTAAGAAAAGAAGTAGAAAGCCTTGTCGGGCACGATCGGCCCACCGAAGGTGATCCCCGTGGCATCGCGGCGCGTGGCGAGCACCTCGGAGGTCTCCCGCGGAAGGCCGGCGACGAACGGACCGGACGAGTTCCAGTTACTCCTCGTCCCCTGAACGAAGAAGTCGCTCTCGAAGTTGTTGCTTCCCCGCCGCGTGACGATGTTGAGCACCCCGCCCGCGGCCCGGCCGAACTCGGGAGCGAACTGCTGGGTCAGGACGACGAATTCATCGATGACCTGCTGGGAGAAGTAGCTGTTGAGCGTGGTGCTGCTCACCCGGTCGCCGTTGTCGAGACCGTCGACCAGAAAGGCGTTGCCCCGTCCCGACTGCCCGTTCAGCACGAAGACCGAGCTCCGCTCGCCGAAGAACTGCGCCGGCGCCACGCCCGCCACCTGCGAATCGAGCAGCGCGAGGTCGGTGACCACGCGGCCCGCCACCGGCAGGTCTTCGGTCTCCTGCTTGCCGATTCGCAGCTCGCCCCAGCTCCGCTGCGGATCGACCAGTGGCGGCCGCGCCGTGACCGTCACCGTCTCCTCGACTTCCGCCACCACGGTGAAGTCGAGCTCGATGGCCTGCTGCAGCGACAGCCGGACCTCCCGCGGCGCGCTGCTCCCGCCCCCGGGCGTCCTGGCGATCACTTTCCAGGTCCCCGTCGGCAGGTTGACCAGCGCGTAGCGCCCCTTCCGGTCGGTGAGCGCCGTCCTCAGCGCTCCGGTATCGGGCGAGATCGCCTCGATGACGGCATCCGCCACGGGGCGGCCGTCCGGTGTCGCCACCCTGCCGGTGATCGAACCCCCGGTCGTCTGTGCCACGGCCGGCGGGAGCAGCGCTCCCACCAGCAGCAGCACCAGCAGGGCACCCGAAACTCGGCGGGGACCCGTCACCTCAGTGCCCGTAGTGTCCCCACGGACCGGTTCCTCCCGTGCCGCGGGCGACGACGAGGTAGAAGGTGTTCGCCGGCGAGCCGGTCCAGCACGTTTCCGCGCTCGTCACGCTGGCCACGGTCTGCCAGTTCGCGTCGGAGGTCGCATCGTCGGATCCGAGCAGGTCGTAGCCATCGAGGCATGGATCGCTGACGGGATCCCAACAGAACTGAAGGCTGCCGTCGGCGAGCCTGCTGACGGTCAACCCCGTCACCTCCGCCGTCGGCGTGCACGATCCACCCGTCGTCGTCTGAACCACCTCGATCGGATAAGCGAAGTCCGGATCGCCGAAGATCTGAGTGGGGTAGATGATACTCTCGTAAATGGTCGTCACGCCGCTCTTCGGATCCGTGTAGCTCGAACGGGACGTCACGGTGATGTAGTAGGTGGTCCCCGGGGTCAGTCCGGAGATGGTGGCCGAGGTGCCGTCGAAAGAGACCTGTCCCGCGTTGTCGATGGAGTTGAAGGCGTACGGGGAGGAGCTTCCCGAGTCGGTATCCCAGTAAACGACGTAGTCGAGGATCCGGGAGGTGTCCCGGCCGGGATCCCACCGCACGTCGATCGTGGTGTCCGTAGCGCCGGGCGACTCGATCGTCAACGGCGGCAAGAGCCCGAACTTGATGTCCGTCTCTTCCAGCGTGTTCTGCGATTCGATCGGCAGGGGGATGACGTTGGGAGACTGCAGGCGCACCACGGTGGTGATGTGGGGAGCGACGAACAGATAGATCGCCTTCCGCACCTCGTCCGTCTTGCAGCCGAAGATTCCATCGGTGCACTGCCCGCAGGTGTACACGCAGAACTCGGTGAGAATGCGCACGACAAGGACGTTCAGCGTGTGGCCGGACGGAAGCTTGACCACGCCTCCCTTCAGCACGTCCGACGCCTGGAAGTTCCCCTTGTCGTTGCAGGCCTTCACGTAGAGCGTGGGAAACAGCCCGGGATCACCGCAGACGGTGTTGAAGATGTTCTGCTCGCAGGCCGCGAAGTCGGTGCGCCAGGAATCGCCGGCCTGGAAGAAATAGCCTTTCGTGTCCTGGTGCGGGAACACCCATTGCGCCACCGCCGACCGCCCCTCCAGCGGGTCGTAGCAGAACCGGCTCTCTCCGTCCCCGAAAAGCCCCGACTTCCCCTCGCGGAGTGCGCCGGCCCGCTGCCATGTGATCGGGCACGGGGCGCCTCCGCAAAACGCCGCCGACGAAGCATCCTCGTTCTCGAAGACCGTCGTGATGAGATCGTCCGTCTTGGACGGGTCGAGGAAGTCGCGGTCCTGCTTGGCCAGGATCCTCGTCGCCGGGTTCGTGAAGCCGCACTGACCGATGTTGCAGGTGTGGGCGGAGTCGAGCGGCGTGACCGTGGACGTGACCTCGGCGACGCTGTTGGTGCGGTCGTTGCCGGAGAAGTCCCAGTAATCCGCCGCCAGCAACGCGCCCATGTCGGGGAACCCGTCAGGGGTCACCTCCGACACGCTGATCGGATCGCACGTGTAGGGATCGAAGATGCTCGTCCGGCAGTCCGCGTTCTCCACGCATGGCTGGCCGTTGTTCGGCCCGCCGTTGCACTTGCCTCCCCGGTCCCAGCCGTACTGGATGTTCTGGTGGACGATCGGCTTGAGCTCGCTGTAGTAGAGCTGAAGGGTTCCGGCACCCTGGTCGACACCGGCGAGAATCGACGCTTCCGGCTCTCCGGAGGCCGGGGTGACCGTCTCCGCCACGAGCCCCGCGCGCCGGCCGACGAGACGCATCACCTCCTCCTCGAAGGTGAACGCGGAGGCGCCGGCGGCGCGCCGGAACACCCGCGCGCGCTCCAGGACCACCTCCCGGGGACCCGCGGGCAGCTCCGCCCAGCCGACCCCGAGGCCCTCGAGCTCGATCCGCAGCTCGTCGCGCCCCCCCGCCGTCTCCTCGAACAGATCGAGGGTGCGCCGCTCGCCGGGCCGCAAGATCCCTTCGCCCCGGTCGGGAAGCCACCACGCGGTCACGTCACGGCCACCGCGCCGGTCTCCGAACGTCCTGGCGGTCCTCTCCCCGGCCTCCGGGCGAAGCGGCTCCGCGACCACCGTCACGCGGTCGCCCTCCGGCCGGATCTCGAGCCGCCTCTGGGCGGCCCCGGCGGGCACCCCGAGGATCCAGCGGGTGCGGTGCTCCGGCGCGGCCAGGTCGGCCGGCCAGGCCGCGCGCCCCCGCAGGACGTGGTACCTGGCGACGCGGGGGCCGTCCGCCCGGGCGACGCCCGCGAGGAGGAGGGCGCCGGCGACGACCGGCAGGAGGCACCCGAACCGGAAGCGGGAGGAGGGAAGGCGTGTGTCGGAAGTCATGGGAGGGACCTCGTGGAAGTGGATCGCCCGCTTCTGTGGGCCGGAAGCGGCACAAATCGGAGCGGTTCTATTGTTCTCGGATCGGGTTGCCCGTTCAACCAGGGCGCTCCCGCCGCGCCACCCCGTCGCGGCGCGCGTGGCGGCACGGGAGGGCGGCCCGGGCCCCCTACCGGCCACCCTTCGGGGCGGCTCCGCCGAGCCGGCGCAGCGCCCGCTCGGCCTCCTCCCGCCACGCCGGCGCGTCCGGGTGGCCGCGGGCGGCCCAGTTCTCCGCCTGTTCCCGTGCCCTCTCGTAGGTCTCCCGCGCGCCTTCGGCGTCTCCGTTCCGGTCGAGCGCCTCGGCCAGCGCGAGGACGTTGGGCGGGAAATCGGGCGCCAGCGCGACGGCCTTTCTCGCGTGCTCCAGCCCCGCCTCCTCGTCGCCCGGTCCCGCGGGCCAGCCGGGAGCCCGGAGGTAGACCAAGGCGAGAACGCGGTGAGGTCCGGCCTGTTCGAGGGCGGGCTCCCGCTCCGCCACCCGCTCGAGCGCCTCGATCATCAGGGCCAGCGATTTCCCCGCCGTGGCCGGGCGCTCGCGGGCCGTCACCCCGAGAGCCACCGCGAACCAGTACTCGCAGTCGATGCGGTCGGGGAAGCGCTCCCGGCAATGCCGCGCGGCGTCCAGCGCACGGGCCGCCGCCGCTTCCCGCGCCGCGGCACTCTCCTCGTGCTCGGCAAGCCAGACATGGGCCCGGACGGCCTCGGCGAGCCGGTCGGCGCAGCGCGCCGACCGCGGATCCAGCGCGGCCGCGTCGAGCCATGCCTGCGCGGCCCGGCGCACGGCGTCGAGATCCGGCCGGAGATCCCAGAGCTCCCGGGCCTGCCTCTCGAGCTCCGCCGGATCGGACCGGCCGGCCCGCGTGCTCGCCTCGAGGGGCGCCGCGGGCTGCCGGAGGGGCGACACGCAGCCCCCGGCCGCGACGCCCAACAGCAAGGCAACCGGAACGACGGCGACCGCTTCGGTGAAACGCCTCGGCCTGGCCCCCATCGCCCGCGCGGCTCAGCGCGCTTCGTCGAACGCGCGTTCGACGGCGGCGAGCCCCTGCTCGTCGACGGGGAAGAAACGGCGGATCTGCATCGCGGAGAGAAGCTCCCGGCTCTGCTCGTCGAGCCGCATGACCGCCTCCTTCACCGCCGTCCGGTCGTCCGTGGCCAGCCGGCCGCGCACAGCGCACAACAGCGCCTCCGGGACGGGAGCCGAGCGGGCCACCACTGCCAGTTTTCCTCCGAAGGAGAGGGAGGCGACGCCCCCCGCCTGCGCCTCGTCGAGGAGAACGGCCACCTTCTCTCCAGCCGCCGCGCGCCGGAGGAGCGACAGAACGCGGCTGGAAAAGACGATCTCGACGTCGGGGGGGAGGGAATCGAACAGCACGCCCCGAACGAAGGCAGGCGCATAGCCGGCGCTCCCCGCGACGCGCCAGCCCCCGAGATCCGCCGGCCCGCTCGCGGCGCCCTTCGCGGCGACGAGGCTCCACACCTGCGCCGGGCGCGGGGTCCGCGACGCGACCAGGAGCGGGTCCAACCGCAGCTCCGCGCGGTGGGCGAGGTAGAACGGGAGCGGCACCAAGGCCAGCACCGTGCTCTCGTCGGCGATGCGGGCCGCGCCGCTGTCTTCGTCGGGATCGTAGACCGCGGTGAGGCGACCGGGCGGCCACCCCAGGCCGCTGGCGAGCGCCAGCGCGAAACGATCCATGGTCGGCTGCGCCGTCTCGGTCGTCCCCGGGTAGCCGGGCGCCGCGGCAACGAGGCGGACGGTCCCGCCGGACGGCGGCCCGGCGAGAGCGCTGGAGGCGGCGGCGACGAAAAGAAGGACACGAGCGACGTTCTTCATGGCGCCGAGGATAGCCGTTTCTCGTCGGGCCGCGCGAGCCGCCAGCGGACCGGAAGGGAGGCTCGGGACGGGGACAGAGGGTGCTCCCCACGTCCCGGGCGACCCGGACGATTCATGGAGCCGCCGGAGAGGGCGCCGCTTCGGCTCGATGGCCGGAGCCTTCGCTGCCTCCGGCCCCGTTCGCCGGGCCGGACGGTCCGCCGGGCTCTCCGGCGGTCGGGTGGGCGGCGCTCCACGCGGCGGGGCCGGAAGCGGGGTCCCTCCCCGCGCGGAAACGACTCCTCCGGCGCTCGTAGCCGGGTGCGGGCCGTCCAGCGGCATCTGCGGCGCCGTGCTTCGACCTTCCGTGAACGGCCCGGGATCGGAGCGCCCAGGAGGGGGCTCCAATGCCCGCACCTCGATGGAAGCGAGGTGCATCCCCAATGGTGCGTTGGGCCGCCGAACTCGCTGGACGAAGGGAGGCTCCGGTCTCGAGCGGATCGATGACCGGGGGGCCGGGCCGAAGTGTCCGTCGTACACCGAGTTGCGCGACGTTTCGCACCATCGAGGAAGCACCTCCGACTCCATGTAGGATCGGCGCTCGTTCCCGAGCCGGAGCGCCGCGCGCGGCCGGAGAGGCCACCGGCCTCACGCCCGGCGATTTTTGGATCGGAAAACCACCTTCGAGGATGCATCCCGCGTCCACCCGGCCGTTCCCGGAGGGGAGACGCCGCAGCTCCTTGGCCGGCGGGAGGTTGCACGGGAAACCGGGATCCACTTCTTCTCGAAGAAAGGGCGAGAGTCGTCCGAGGGGAGGCCCGCGCGAACCGGGGTCGGACCCGCACCGCCCGAGGTCTCTCTCGATCGGCCCCCCGCGCTTCGAACGTCGTCCCGCGACCGGAAAGCGGCGCCCCGGGACCGCCCGCCGGGGAGAACCGCCCGCACGCCTCGCCTTCCGGGTCGCACCTCCCCGGCGGTGTGCGATAGTGGCCGCCCGATCGCGAGGAGACCCGGCATGAGATTCCGCCGTCTGATTCCGAGCGCCGCCCTGCTCGCCTCCGCCGCCGCTCTGCCCCCGCATCCGGCTGCGGAGGCGGTGCTGCCCCCGGCTCCGAAGTGGGATGGGGCCAGCCGCCGTCTCGCGCTTCCCCCGGACCACCCCTGGGCGACCCCGGCGGAGCGGGAGCTTTTCCGGCACACGCCCCGCTACGACGAAACGATGGCCTGGCTTTCCCGCCTGGCGGAAGCGAGTCCGCGCGTGACGCTGGTGACGATCGGCCGGTCTCCCGAAGGGCGCGCCATCGTCATGGCGGTGGCTTCGCGGGAGGGAGAGGCGACCCCGGAGGCACTCCGCCGGAGCGGCCGGCCCACCGTTCTGGCGCAGGCCGGGATTCACGCCGGGGAGATCGACGGGAAGGACGCTGGGATGATGCTCTTGCGCGACTTGACCGTCGGAGGTCGGGAGCGTGCGCTGCTCGAGGGTGCGAACCTGCTCTTCGTCCCCATCTTCAACGTCGACGGTCACGAGCGTTTCTCCCGCTTCGGCCGCGTGAACCAGCGCGGCCCGGAGGAGACGGGCTGGCGCACCACCGCGAAGAACCTCAATCTCAACCGCGACTACGCGAAGCTCGACGCGCCGGAGATGCGCGCGCTGGTCCGCGTCCTTCGCGAGTGGGCGCCGGACCTGTACCTCGATTTGCACGTCACCGACGGCGCCGACTACCAGTACGACATCACGTTCGGCTGGAACGGGCCGCACGCCCACTCGCCCGCCATCGCCCGGTGGCTCGACGAGGTCTATCGCCCGGCGGTCTCGCAGGCCCTGCGCCGGGAAGGACACGTTCCGGGGCCGCTCGTCTTCCCCGCCGACGGACGCGATCCGTCGCGAGGAATCGTCGGCTGGACCGCGTCGCCCCGCTACTCAACGGGATACGGCGACGCGCGGCATCTCCCGACCGTTCTCGTGGAGAACCACTCGCTGAAGGGCTACGAGCGCCGCGTCCTCGGCACCTACGTGCTGTTGCGAGAGACTCTCAGGGTGGCTGCGGAGCATGGCGCCGAGCTGCGAGAGTCGATCGCTGCGGACCGGAGGCGCCGCCGGGCGAACGTGCCGCTGGACTGGAGAGTTCCCGACGAAAAGCCGCCCGAGATCGAGTTCCTCGGGGTCTCGAGCCGCGAGCACCTCTCCCCCGTCACGGGAACTCCGGTCATGGAGTGGACGGGTCGCCCTGTCGTCCTCCGCGTCCCCTACGCCATCGCCTCCGAGCCGGCGAAGAGCGTTTCGCGGCCGGACGCCTACTGGATCCCTCCCGCCTGGACCGAGGTCATCGACCGGCTGTCCTGGCATGGCATCCGCTTCGAGCGCCAGGTCGCGCCGCGGCGGCTGCGCCTCGCCTACTACCGGCTATCGGCCCCCGAACTCGACGAGCGCCCCTTCGAAGGCCGCGTGCGCGTGTCGGCCGCGGTCTCGGTCGAGGTGCGGGAAGAGACGTGGCCGGCCGGATCGGTGCGGGTGCCGACCGATCAGGAGCTCGGGGACCTCGCGGTCCTTCTTCTCGAACCCGAGTCACCCGATTCCCTCTTCCGCTGGGGATTCTTCCTGCCGGTCCTGCAGCGTACGGAGTACATCGAGCCCTACGTGCTCGAGCCACTCGCCCGCGCGATGCTCGAGGAGGACCCGGACCTCCGCGCCGAATTCCTCCGGCGGTTGGAGAGCGACGAGGCGTTCCGCGGCGACCCGGCGGCGCGCCTGCGCTTCTTCTACGAGCGGACTCCGTACTTCGACGAGCGTTACCTGCTCTACCCCGTCGCGCGCGAGCCGGCCGGTGGGGAGATCAGCCGCGGGAGCCCGGCATCTCCTTGATGTGCAGGTCGCGCTGAGGGAACGGGATCTCCACTCCCTCGGCGGCGAAGCGCTTGTAGATCGCCGTGTTGAGCGCGTCGAGGGCGAGACCTCGGTCCTCCGGATCCCGGATCCAGCACTGCAGCTCGAAGTCGAGGCTCGAGTCCCCGAATCGCTGGAAGCGCACTCGCGGAGCCGGGTCCGGAGCGACCACCGGTGTCTCGCCGGCGACATCGAGGAGGATCCGCCTCACCCGGTCCACGTCGCTTCCGTAGGCGACGCCGACCGGCACGCGCAGCCTCGCCTTCTTCCACGGCCCGCCGCTCTCGTTGACGATCTTGGCATTCGCGATCACGGCGTTCGGTATGGTGATCTCGACGTCGTCCCGTGTCAGCAGCCGCGTGCTCCGCAGGCCGACCTGCGTCACCCTCCCCCGCTCGCCGGAATCGAGAACGATGTAATCGCCGAGCTTGTACGGCGCATCGGCGAGGATGAACAGGCCGGAGAACAGATTGGCCAGGGTGTCCTTGGCGGCGAACCCCAGGGCCAGTCCGACGATCCCGGCCGAGGCGAGCCATGCGGTCACGTCGATGTTCCAGGAAAGGAACAGGAAGTAGACGGCTGCGCCGGCAAGGAGGAGTTTCGCCAGGTTCTCGTACAACGGGAGCATGCGCCTGGCGAGGAGAGGGGCATCGGCGTGTTGTCGCGACACGATCTCGAGAACAGCCCCCGCGACGTGAAAGCCGAAGCCGGCCCAGAGCAGAACGGCCAACGTCTTGAGAGTCCCCAGCACCAGGAACAGCGCCGCAGGCGGGGGAGCGATGCGGCGGGCCGCCAGGCCCAGGCCCACCAGAAGGACCGACTTCGAAACCGGTCGGTCGAGGGCCGCCAGGATCCGGTCGTCCAGCTCCGTGCGGGTCCGCTCCGTGAGCCGGCGGAGCAACCGCGTGACGATGACGTTCACCAGCCTCGCGGCGACGAACGCCACGAGAACGATCGCGGCCGCCTGGGCGTAAGGGTTCGCCGCGAGCCGTTGGACCCACTCCGGCCACCGACCCGTCGTCTCCATGCGCACCTCCTCGGAGGGATGCCGTTTCCCGCCGCATCATGCCCGCGCGGAAGCGCCGTGCAACCGCCGGGATCGGATCCGGCCGGGATACGCCCTCCAACGCCTTCCGGAGCCGCGGCTGCCGGCGGCCCCGGGAGGGTAGAATGCGCCGGAGGCGACGAAGCATGAAGGATGTCGTGACGGCCATTCTTGGCGGCGGGCAGGGCACGAGGCTCTGGCCCTTGACCCGCGACCGGGCGAAGCCGGCCGTCCCGGTCGGGGGGAAGTTCCGCCTCATCGACATCCCGATCAGCAACAGCCTTCACGCCGGAATCGACCGGATCTTCGTCCTCACGCAGTTCAACAGCGCCAGCCTGAACCGCCACATCGCCCAGACGTACCGCTTCGACGTCTTCAGCCGGGGCTTCGTCAACATTCTCGCGGCGGACCAGAGCCTCGAGAACCGGGACTGGTACCAGGGAACCGCCGACGCCATCCGCAAGACGCTACCCCGTCTGCTCGCACCCGAGCCGAGGGAAATCCTCATCCTGTCCGGGGACCAGCTCTACCTGATGGACCTCAAGGCGATGGTGCTCCTGCACCGGGACCGCGGCGCCGACTTGACGATCGCCGTGCACCCGGTTCCTCCCTCGGAAGCCCCGCAGCTCGGGATCCTCCGCATGGACGAGGAGGGCCGGCTGGTCGAGTTCGCCGAGAAGCCGTCCGATCCCGAGGTGATCGGAAGGTTCGCACTCGACGAGGGGACGATCCGAAAGCTGGGGCTCGAGGCGGAGCCCGGTTCCGTGCTGGCCAGCATGGGAATCTACGTGTTCCGGGCCGAGGTGCTCGCGGAACTTCTTTCCGGCACCTCCTCGACCGACTTCGGCCGGGAGGTCATCCCCGAGGCGCTCCCCCACCGCCGCGTCCTCGGGTTCGTCCACAAAGGATATTGGCGCGACATCGGTACGATCCGCGGCTACCACCAGGCGAGCCTGGAACTCACCGAACCGCTGCCCCAGTTCGATCTGTACAACCCCGACTTTCCTATCTACACCCACCCCCGATTCCTCCCGGGGTGCAAGGTGGGGGATTGCAAGGTCTCTCGGGCGATCCTCTGCGACGGCAGCATCGTTTCGGCCGCGCGGGTCCACCGCTCGATCGTCGGTATCCGGGTCGTGGTCCGCGAGGGATCGGTGATCGAAGACTCGGTTCTGATGGGGGCTACCGAACTCGAGCGGCTTCCCGTGCCGAGTGGCCGCATCCCTCTAGGCGTGGGGCGGGACTGCGTGATCCGCTCGGCCATCGTCGACCTCGACGCCCGGATCGGGGACGGCTGCCGGCTCGTCAACGAGGCCGGTCTGACCCACGCGGACGGCGAGAACTACTGCATCCGCGACGGCGTCATCGTCGTCCCGCGCCGCGCGGTGCTACCGCCCGGCACGGTCGTCTGATCCCGCTTCCGTCGAAGGGGAATCAGCGGCCGGAGGGCAGCTCCTCCCTCGTCCGTCGCCCGGCGGCCCGCGGCGTTCCGCTCGAGTCCGGCGGGGGTACCCCTTCGTGCGCGACGAGGGAAGCGCGATCCGAGGGCGCCTTTTTCCGGGTTCGCCGCTCCGCTCCGTTGCGCTCGGGGCTGCTTCGGCGGACCGGGGGGGCGTCGAGGTCCGGGGCCACCGGCGGCGGGACGGTGCGGGGCCCCGATGGGGCCCCCGGGACGGTTCGCACTCCGGCTCCGGCGGCGGTCGTCACCGCTGAAGCCGAAGCTGCGGCCGCACCGACGGCAGGTGAAGCGCCAGACGACCACCCGCCGGGAGGTTACGGGGCGCCCGCCTCGACGCTGGGGGTTCCAGCCGAGGGAGCGGGCGTCGGGACGATGGCCCC
This region includes:
- a CDS encoding fibronectin type III domain-containing protein; the protein is MTSDTRLPSSRFRFGCLLPVVAGALLLAGVARADGPRVARYHVLRGRAAWPADLAAPEHRTRWILGVPAGAAQRRLEIRPEGDRVTVVAEPLRPEAGERTARTFGDRRGGRDVTAWWLPDRGEGILRPGERRTLDLFEETAGGRDELRIELEGLGVGWAELPAGPREVVLERARVFRRAAGASAFTFEEEVMRLVGRRAGLVAETVTPASGEPEASILAGVDQGAGTLQLYYSELKPIVHQNIQYGWDRGGKCNGGPNNGQPCVENADCRTSIFDPYTCDPISVSEVTPDGFPDMGALLAADYWDFSGNDRTNSVAEVTSTVTPLDSAHTCNIGQCGFTNPATRILAKQDRDFLDPSKTDDLITTVFENEDASSAAFCGGAPCPITWQRAGALREGKSGLFGDGESRFCYDPLEGRSAVAQWVFPHQDTKGYFFQAGDSWRTDFAACEQNIFNTVCGDPGLFPTLYVKACNDKGNFQASDVLKGGVVKLPSGHTLNVLVVRILTEFCVYTCGQCTDGIFGCKTDEVRKAIYLFVAPHITTVVRLQSPNVIPLPIESQNTLEETDIKFGLLPPLTIESPGATDTTIDVRWDPGRDTSRILDYVVYWDTDSGSSSPYAFNSIDNAGQVSFDGTSATISGLTPGTTYYITVTSRSSYTDPKSGVTTIYESIIYPTQIFGDPDFAYPIEVVQTTTGGSCTPTAEVTGLTVSRLADGSLQFCWDPVSDPCLDGYDLLGSDDATSDANWQTVASVTSAETCWTGSPANTFYLVVARGTGGTGPWGHYGH
- a CDS encoding TonB-dependent receptor — encoded protein: MTGPRRVSGALLVLLLVGALLPPAVAQTTGGSITGRVATPDGRPVADAVIEAISPDTGALRTALTDRKGRYALVNLPTGTWKVIARTPGGGSSAPREVRLSLQQAIELDFTVVAEVEETVTVTARPPLVDPQRSWGELRIGKQETEDLPVAGRVVTDLALLDSQVAGVAPAQFFGERSSVFVLNGQSGRGNAFLVDGLDNGDRVSSTTLNSYFSQQVIDEFVVLTQQFAPEFGRAAGGVLNIVTRRGSNNFESDFFVQGTRSNWNSSGPFVAGLPRETSEVLATRRDATGITFGGPIVPDKAFYFFSYERQRSTDPMPYTGVDRNGVAGGVFAADAEDDNFFLRTDFQLSPRHSLMLRLSADDRRTEGLNVGGIYTPEAGFALDEQDVQFAASLQSVWESGLMHELRLLAGRSEFDQQANSSLTAVTRPSGVFGGNPLNMQRRQEERLQLVDNLTLTRGAHTLKLGFDVLRTVTHASVRFNPQGGFLYGTDEPWDPGDCLDLNASQIGQAARDEQEGLGRNPIPCPFGDRDGDGTPNEPGKWWTYPTVYVLVDGHPDVTFRDTQYAFFAQDAWQVTRDLLLHYGLRYDLSTFRLGRDVRVPSDKIPNGGAGRDTDNIAPRLGFTWRPLDGRRIVVRGGAGIFYDKIPLAFPAASAVSSDIAINMIFPQALGFELTEQAVDEFGSDAVRPILQQFPELALRFSTGTELETPYSVQYTLGADIGLGRAGALRIDLNRSLGYHQVLLRDLNPVVEVLTFGGRKRLDEFPNRNLTPFGQPIHRDESLGSIAAIVTEGRSWYTGVTLGWNWRGEQGWASASYTWSRAEDLGFDPLKGGISLPPNSDDLAAERGRSDADRRHRAVFAAGVPLPMGLRGSTVVRYASGAPFNVTLGRDTNLDGQDNDRPEGIGRNTGADTPLEVVNAIRVAEGLSPVTRLEEPDFLQVDFRIEKPFLLRDGRVQGDVYVQVFNAFDRFNPVAVEGRILSDRFGEPYGLGGPPRTIEIGLHLGVGRR